Below is a window of Verrucomicrobiales bacterium DNA.
CCGACAAGCACGACACGCATATCGGAGTCGTGATGGCGGTCATCGAAGCCCTCCGGACGCTTCCTCCCACTCAGCACCCGCAAAAGCTCTATGGCTGCGAGGTCTGGCGCGACCTGGACTGGATGGTCGATGAGGACAAGGTCCTGCTCAATTGCAGTCCTCGTGAGAATTTGTCCGCTGCGTTGATGGGAATTTTCGATTCACAGATCAGCGGAGGCAAACGCTACGACCTCGCCACTCTGGGACGGAAGCGGGCGAATGCCACCTATCTGGCCTCTCATCACAGCGACAATGCCAAGATGTTGGAATACGTGATGGATCTGACTCCCCTGATTCAAGATCCCCAAGCGGATCCAGTCGCATTCATTCAGAAACATCTCGACCGATTCTCCAAGGATGTGACGACGAGAATCCGCCGTCGATTGCCCGCCTAGCAGCAAAGGACCAAAAGGACGCCACGTCTGAAGGGACGCAGAGAAGAGCAGTTCCAGAGAAACCCAAGACGGAAGTTTCAACCACGGATCTCTCGGTTGCTGTTCTGCTGAATTCCCTCCGACTCCGTGTGTTCTGTGTGTTCCGTGGGCAAAACTCTTCCTTGGAGCGACCTGTCTCCGCCGTCCCGAGCGCCTAGGTCTGCCACGTGAGGTTACCGACGGTTTTGCGAAGCGAGAGGGCGATGGGAACAACTCAGAAAAACGCCTGATCTTGAAGGCGTTTCGGGTCCATAAACCGGCGAATAACTGACCAATAACTTTTCCTTCAAAATCCTCTTGCCCCCCACAAAATATTGGGCATACATTCACCACCCGCCCCCACTAATTGGGGTTACCCTGCGGTTAGCGAGTTGTTTACGCATTCTGTAGGGTGGGAATTTTTTGCCGTACCGCCCGTAATTCAGCTTAGTTCTCAGCTCAGTTTTGTCCGTGGAAGTACCTGGATTTGAAATGAATGCCTGCATCCGCTCTGCCCGGATGTAGAGCAAAGGATAACCGTTAATAGTTTGAAAAAGAATCTCGCCATGATCGATGCCCGTGAAGATGTACTCGCCTCCGCCCCCTCTCGACGTAAAACTGGCCGCGTGAGTGTCCCCCGCTCCAGTTCTAAGAAATCGGCCCGTAAGACGCTCCGCGTGGAACGGGTGTTCAGCAACCCCAAAGTTCAACCGTTCGATGAGATCGAATGGGATCGCCGCACGGCCGAGATTACGGACGATGCGGGCAAGGTCATCTTCAGTCAGTCCAACGTGGAGGTGCCCAAGTCCTGGTCACAGCTCGCAACCAAGGTGGTTGTTTCCAAATATTTCTACGGGGAGCAAAACACTCCCGAGCGAGAGGTCTCGGTCAAGCAACTGATTCACCGCGTCACCCGCACCATCGCCGATTGGGGCATCGCTGACGGTTACTTCACCAAGCAGGATGGCGAGCTGTTCTACCAAGAGTTGACCTGGCTGTGTGTGAACCAATACGGCGCCTTCAACTCCCCCGTCTGGTTCAACGTCGGGCTGCATCATCAATACGGCATCGGCAAGCGTTCCGACAAAGGCAACTGGTTCTTCAACCGCAAGTCGCTCAAGTCCGAACGCGCCCCCACCCAGTACGAGTATCCCCAATGCAGCGCCTGCTTCATCCAATCGGTGGATGACAACATGGAGTCCATCATGAACCTCGCTTACAGCGAGGCCATGCTGTTCAAGTTCGGGTCCGGCACCGGCACTGACCTGACCCCCATCCGCTCCAGCAAGGAGAAGCTGAGCGGCGGCGGTCGCCCGAGCGGTCCGCTGTCCTTCCTGAAAGTCTACGACCAGGTGGCCAACGTCGTGAAGTCGGGTGGCAAGACCCGCCGCGCCGCCAAGATGAACACTCTCCGGGACTGGCACGGAGATATTGAAGAATTCATCGACGCGAAGCAGAAGGAAGAGAAAAAAGCCTGGGCTCTGATCGAGCAGGGCTATGACGGCTCTTTCAACGGCGAGGCGTACGGCAGCGTCATGTACCAGAACGAAAACCTCTCCGTCCGGGTCAGCGACGAGTTCATGAGCGCGTCGACCGAAGGGCGGGAATGGTGGACACGCACCGTCACGGGCAATAAGCAGCTGCAGAAGAAGGACGCCTCCCGACTGCTCGACAAGATCGCCGAGGGCACTTGGATCTGCGGGGACCCTGGTCTCCAGTATGACGGCGCCATCAACAAGTGGCACACCTGCAAGGGCACCGAACCCATCCACTCCACCAACCCCTGCAGCGAGTACGTGTTCCTCAACAACACCGCTTGCAACCTCGCATCGCTGAACCTCATGAAGTTCAAGCGCGAGAACGGAACCTTCGATGTGGCTCGGTTCAAAACGGCCGTGCGCCTGTTCATCACGGCTCAGGAAATCCTGGTCGACAACGCCTGCTACCCCACCGCTGCGATCGCCGAGAATTCGCATATCTTCCGCACGCTGGGACTCGGCTATGCCAACCTGGGCTCGCTGATCATGAGCTACGGACTGGCCTACGACTCCGATGAGGGGCGCGCGCTGGCCGGGGCCATCACTGCCATCATGACCGGTCACGCCTATCAACAATCGGCTGAACTGGCCAGCATCATGGGAGCGTTCCGCGGTTATGAGGATGCCCGCTGCGCTGGCGTCAGCAAGCCGGCCAAA
It encodes the following:
- a CDS encoding PIG-L family deacetylase; this encodes MKLSQPTADVFVPDQVPLDQALARTTHLAIGAHQDDLEFMALHGILECYQRTDRWFTGVTVTDGRGSSRIQEYASYSDDQIQAVRRHEQRKAAFVGEYAAAIQLDFPSSAVKTPDSGRVVADLREILSRVHPQVIYTHNLADKHDTHIGVVMAVIEALRTLPPTQHPQKLYGCEVWRDLDWMVDEDKVLLNCSPRENLSAALMGIFDSQISGGKRYDLATLGRKRANATYLASHHSDNAKMLEYVMDLTPLIQDPQADPVAFIQKHLDRFSKDVTTRIRRRLPA
- a CDS encoding vitamin B12-dependent ribonucleotide reductase, coding for MIDAREDVLASAPSRRKTGRVSVPRSSSKKSARKTLRVERVFSNPKVQPFDEIEWDRRTAEITDDAGKVIFSQSNVEVPKSWSQLATKVVVSKYFYGEQNTPEREVSVKQLIHRVTRTIADWGIADGYFTKQDGELFYQELTWLCVNQYGAFNSPVWFNVGLHHQYGIGKRSDKGNWFFNRKSLKSERAPTQYEYPQCSACFIQSVDDNMESIMNLAYSEAMLFKFGSGTGTDLTPIRSSKEKLSGGGRPSGPLSFLKVYDQVANVVKSGGKTRRAAKMNTLRDWHGDIEEFIDAKQKEEKKAWALIEQGYDGSFNGEAYGSVMYQNENLSVRVSDEFMSASTEGREWWTRTVTGNKQLQKKDASRLLDKIAEGTWICGDPGLQYDGAINKWHTCKGTEPIHSTNPCSEYVFLNNTACNLASLNLMKFKRENGTFDVARFKTAVRLFITAQEILVDNACYPTAAIAENSHIFRTLGLGYANLGSLIMSYGLAYDSDEGRALAGAITAIMTGHAYQQSAELASIMGAFRGYEDARCAGVSKPAKKNNIDSMLEVIALHRAAADSIQPSREFNYLKDEAKAAWDGALARGKEVGYRNAQVTVLAPTGTIAFLMDCDTTGVEPDIALVKYKLLAGGGMLKIVNRTVPEALERLGYSANQAASIVAHIEKYDTIEDVTGDDGAIITSGLKSQHLSVFDCAFKAHRGVRSIHYQAHLKMMGAAQPFISGAISKTVNLPSEATVQDIRSAYIEAWRMGLKCVAIYRDGSKRSQPLNTKKTTEGGEKVSAAATNASLETRILELETEVSQLRQEVGQPLRRRLPETRMAVNHKFEIAGHEGYLTVGLFEDNQPGELFVTMAKEGSTIGGLMDTIGALTSMSLQYGVPLESLVKKFAHQRFEPSGFTRNPDIRNASSIIDYVFRWMACQFIPGYREQNAPKIQPELPIPGLEDAEKKTVNRPVAELPLAEDNDVISVSSSRSTPTAIKPSRPGNGHALTLSSTFVNQHDAPSCPNCGHIAVRNGACYKCMNCGESLGCS